A single window of Cytobacillus dafuensis DNA harbors:
- a CDS encoding PucR family transcriptional regulator: MKNSLQDILLTLPLNQLSFVTHLPKEKVYYKTIIEDVPDGWLQEPTLLMIKCHECLNEIRTYKIFNTLMQDSNFVGLVICSYNPVFIPTQMQSLFQQFQLPIIILYDPSLSSLFQKVDEKLYNHNQLSLELSGFIQKGFVNIASELVKALDTPMLYLDSRDQLVWQKGKEDSLKEANRWLNVFYRNLKNDTSLNTPSNDSGKSKEEAHFFKPYFINIGGLSQQTLIVSGDLVDWQKEMIDKFIGLTALLLQIEELFQAQQEQIQDIFVYELLYSKFESRSFMIKQGKIWGWNLERPHYLLIVNMKLLDDCKEVNSLEVISSFIKEHNESLIVFPFQGEIVVLVEAMEAQLKGEIKRYIVEIGNQIEEALSANWTGYEFYIGIGELYEDSTYLNKSYQEAKMAMRFGKNWFENKKVIHIQDLGILQLIINLDNDFLYDYIERYLGALIDSNQKNETDYLYTLKVYFQNHRRINELSEILYIHPNTIRYRLKKIEDTTGLQLNDTNDAMNLEIAVRLFYFLKDV; the protein is encoded by the coding sequence ATGAAAAATTCGTTACAAGACATATTACTTACTCTTCCACTCAACCAGCTAAGTTTTGTTACCCATTTACCCAAGGAAAAGGTTTATTATAAAACAATTATAGAAGATGTTCCTGATGGCTGGCTTCAGGAACCAACTTTACTTATGATTAAATGTCACGAATGTCTAAATGAGATTAGAACATATAAAATATTCAATACATTAATGCAGGATTCAAATTTTGTTGGCCTAGTGATATGTTCTTATAACCCAGTTTTTATTCCAACCCAAATGCAATCCCTTTTTCAACAATTCCAATTACCTATTATCATTCTATATGATCCTTCTTTATCTTCATTGTTTCAGAAAGTAGATGAAAAACTTTATAACCATAATCAATTAAGTCTGGAATTAAGTGGATTTATCCAAAAAGGTTTTGTGAATATTGCATCGGAACTTGTAAAGGCATTAGATACACCTATGTTGTATTTGGATAGTCGTGATCAGTTAGTTTGGCAGAAGGGAAAGGAAGATAGTTTAAAGGAGGCTAATCGCTGGTTAAATGTTTTCTATAGAAATCTAAAAAATGACACTTCTTTGAATACCCCCTCCAATGATAGTGGTAAATCAAAAGAAGAAGCGCATTTTTTTAAACCCTACTTTATTAATATAGGGGGTTTATCCCAACAAACTTTAATTGTCTCCGGAGATCTAGTGGATTGGCAAAAAGAAATGATTGATAAATTCATAGGCTTAACAGCTCTCTTATTGCAAATCGAAGAATTATTTCAGGCACAGCAAGAGCAAATTCAAGATATTTTTGTTTATGAACTTCTTTATAGTAAATTTGAATCGAGATCGTTTATGATCAAACAAGGAAAAATATGGGGTTGGAACTTAGAGAGGCCACATTATTTATTAATAGTAAATATGAAACTTTTAGATGATTGTAAAGAGGTAAATTCGTTGGAAGTAATTTCGTCTTTCATAAAGGAGCATAATGAATCATTAATCGTATTTCCATTTCAAGGTGAAATCGTTGTATTAGTCGAAGCTATGGAAGCCCAGTTAAAGGGAGAAATCAAAAGATATATTGTAGAAATTGGAAACCAAATAGAAGAGGCCCTATCAGCTAATTGGACTGGTTATGAATTTTATATTGGGATAGGGGAATTGTATGAAGATTCTACTTATTTAAATAAAAGTTATCAGGAAGCAAAAATGGCTATGAGATTTGGGAAAAATTGGTTTGAGAATAAGAAAGTTATTCATATTCAAGACCTAGGGATTCTTCAGCTTATTATCAATTTAGATAATGACTTCCTTTACGATTATATTGAAAGGTATTTAGGCGCATTAATTGACTCTAATCAGAAAAATGAAACTGACTATCTTTATACATTAAAGGTATATTTTCAAAATCACAGAAGAATTAATGAACTTTCTGAAATTTTATACATCCATCCTAACACAATACGGTACCGCTTAAAAAAGATTGAGGATACAACGGGACTCCAACTAAATGATACAAATGATGCAATGAATCTAGAGATAGCTGTAAGATTATTTTATTTTCTTAAGGATGTGTAG
- a CDS encoding molybdopterin-binding domain-containing protein, whose product MKRRAFLKLSAVTGIVAVDPLGISSSFTFAGDPPKFEPKKSKVKELEAIIDTKTGKVEVNPNIFMRNSNCVACYGNCGNRIKVDRKGKILSVTGNPYNPENAEYPLGMDEPLENAYLAFSQYKGMGNKNRATVCQRGNATIDAHYDPDRILVPLKRTDKRGKGKWKPITWEEAVTETVEGGQLFSDIGETQKIEGFRQVYDTKTLIDPKQPEFGPKSNQLVLFGGRGDGRNQIYSRFSDAFSSVNYYGHGYS is encoded by the coding sequence ATGAAGCGTAGAGCTTTCTTGAAATTATCAGCGGTTACCGGGATAGTAGCAGTGGATCCACTTGGGATTTCTTCATCGTTCACTTTTGCAGGTGATCCACCAAAATTTGAGCCTAAGAAATCTAAAGTTAAAGAATTAGAAGCGATCATCGATACTAAAACAGGAAAAGTAGAAGTTAACCCAAACATTTTTATGAGGAATAGTAATTGTGTGGCCTGTTATGGTAACTGTGGAAACAGAATTAAGGTAGATCGTAAAGGCAAGATTCTTAGCGTAACGGGAAATCCTTACAACCCGGAAAATGCCGAATATCCACTTGGTATGGACGAGCCATTAGAAAATGCTTATCTAGCTTTCAGCCAATATAAGGGTATGGGCAATAAGAATCGTGCTACTGTCTGTCAACGGGGGAATGCAACAATAGATGCACATTACGATCCAGATCGGATACTCGTCCCCTTAAAACGTACAGATAAAAGAGGAAAAGGAAAGTGGAAACCGATTACGTGGGAAGAGGCAGTTACTGAAACTGTCGAGGGTGGACAACTTTTTTCTGATATAGGAGAAACTCAGAAAATTGAAGGATTCCGTCAAGTGTATGATACTAAAACTTTAATTGATCCAAAACAGCCGGAATTTGGTCCGAAATCCAATCAATTAGTCCTATTTGGCGGGCGCGGCGATGGACGGAATCAAATTTATAGCAGATTTTCCGACGCATTTAGTTCGGTCAACTACTATGGTCATGGCTATTCATGA
- a CDS encoding molybdopterin dinucleotide binding domain-containing protein: MNHAEYILYVGAFPGHSGKPTQTIARRAVGATTDGVLKFTVVDPVMCGGAVGPIGDKAKWVPIKPTTDGAFVMALIQWIFENKKYNEEFLSAPSLDKARLLGYNSWTNGCQLVITDPEHPNYRKMLRPADLGMPASDEEEIFIVIDKKTGQPALHTAVDEAEILYNGKIKTIDGQTITVRTSLDFLKESAYAHDMETYSKECGIPVQTIEEIAKKFTSHGVKVGAEGGFGGTSASNGVQLAFAMQILPALIGSYNKKGGMMDRRKMFASFVDGPRYNMKTIEGATKTSGVVISRTGVRYEDTTEYKNIVARGENPYPSKFPWHPVGSASDNQAIFSIINQYPYQAKIVMNWMFNPLLSTPSAARKEVIEKLCDVNIVPLFISSDAFMGEMTAIADYVIPDTTQFENWGIGFSEGTIPVKLSKVRWPVVEPMTTKISDNRYACIENYLIDVCKKVGIPGFGDKAFSDKDGNVYAVNNPEDFFLPVIANVAFDEEPVPDISDHEIELQGLKSKMEKWKSSLKQEELRKVAYVISRGGRFENLENGYVGEDKSNFKYPFEGCFKIYAEEAGSAKDSYTGEYYSGVPGWYPETFADGTLLTEKYSETEWPFRGANYKPKFRSVTMLANTRLRDLSKTNYLEINTDDAKKLGLKTGDKVKLIAATGGEVTGELLVRQGVSKGTVAVEFGYGHWEYGAKKHKLGDKTIGGVKDIGDGVNLTEISLMDPTFEYPFALSEMMTGSVSRNGGLYRIEKA; this comes from the coding sequence ATGAATCATGCTGAGTATATTCTGTATGTTGGAGCTTTTCCAGGTCATAGTGGAAAGCCAACGCAAACGATAGCACGACGGGCTGTAGGTGCTACTACTGATGGAGTACTGAAGTTTACTGTAGTAGACCCAGTGATGTGTGGGGGTGCTGTTGGACCTATAGGAGATAAAGCGAAGTGGGTTCCGATAAAGCCGACTACAGATGGTGCCTTTGTCATGGCACTCATTCAATGGATATTTGAAAATAAAAAGTATAATGAAGAATTTTTATCTGCACCATCATTAGACAAAGCCAGACTTCTTGGCTACAACAGTTGGACAAATGGTTGTCAACTTGTCATAACAGATCCGGAGCATCCTAATTATAGAAAAATGCTTCGCCCTGCTGATTTAGGGATGCCTGCTTCAGATGAAGAGGAAATATTCATCGTGATTGATAAGAAAACAGGTCAACCTGCGCTCCATACAGCGGTAGATGAAGCAGAGATTCTCTATAATGGAAAAATAAAAACAATTGATGGGCAAACAATAACAGTTCGCACAAGTTTAGACTTCCTTAAGGAAAGCGCTTATGCACATGATATGGAAACATATTCGAAGGAATGTGGCATTCCTGTACAAACAATTGAGGAAATAGCGAAGAAATTTACTTCCCACGGAGTTAAAGTTGGAGCGGAGGGTGGTTTTGGCGGAACTTCTGCTTCAAACGGTGTTCAATTGGCATTCGCAATGCAAATCCTTCCAGCTTTAATTGGCAGCTATAATAAAAAAGGCGGAATGATGGATAGACGGAAAATGTTTGCCAGTTTTGTAGATGGTCCGAGATACAACATGAAAACGATTGAAGGAGCAACTAAGACATCAGGTGTCGTCATAAGTCGTACTGGTGTTCGATATGAGGACACTACAGAATATAAAAATATAGTTGCTCGCGGTGAAAACCCTTATCCGTCAAAATTTCCGTGGCATCCTGTAGGAAGCGCTTCAGATAACCAAGCCATTTTTTCGATTATTAATCAATATCCATATCAAGCAAAAATCGTCATGAACTGGATGTTTAACCCGTTATTATCGACACCTTCTGCTGCTAGAAAAGAAGTGATCGAGAAGCTGTGCGATGTAAATATCGTTCCTTTGTTTATTTCGTCTGATGCTTTTATGGGCGAAATGACAGCGATAGCAGATTATGTTATTCCTGACACAACTCAGTTTGAGAACTGGGGAATAGGTTTTTCAGAGGGTACTATTCCTGTGAAATTGAGTAAAGTCCGCTGGCCGGTAGTAGAGCCAATGACAACGAAAATCTCTGATAACAGATATGCTTGTATAGAAAACTATCTTATCGATGTATGTAAAAAGGTTGGTATTCCTGGATTTGGTGATAAAGCATTTTCAGACAAAGATGGTAATGTCTATGCAGTTAATAATCCAGAGGATTTTTTCCTTCCTGTAATCGCAAACGTAGCTTTTGATGAAGAGCCTGTACCAGATATTAGTGATCATGAGATTGAGCTACAGGGCTTAAAATCTAAAATGGAAAAATGGAAATCAAGTCTTAAACAAGAAGAGCTTCGAAAAGTAGCCTATGTCATTTCCAGAGGTGGAAGATTTGAAAACCTTGAGAATGGGTATGTCGGAGAGGATAAAAGCAATTTCAAATACCCGTTTGAGGGCTGCTTCAAGATTTATGCTGAAGAAGCGGGCTCAGCAAAAGACAGCTATACAGGTGAATATTATTCTGGGGTACCTGGCTGGTATCCAGAAACCTTTGCTGATGGAACGCTTCTGACAGAAAAATATTCTGAAACAGAATGGCCGTTTAGAGGAGCTAATTATAAGCCAAAATTCAGAAGTGTAACTATGTTAGCAAACACAAGACTAAGGGATCTAAGTAAAACAAACTATTTAGAAATAAATACAGATGATGCAAAAAAATTAGGACTAAAAACTGGAGACAAAGTGAAGCTAATTGCTGCAACCGGAGGAGAAGTTACAGGAGAGCTGCTTGTTCGTCAAGGTGTTTCAAAAGGTACTGTAGCTGTAGAATTTGGCTATGGACACTGGGAATATGGTGCAAAAAAACACAAATTAGGGGATAAAACGATTGGTGGAGTTAAGGATATTGGAGATGGAGTGAATTTAACTGAAATAAGTTTAATGGATCCTACTTTCGAATATCCATTTGCTTTAAGTGAAATGATGACAGGTAGCGTTAGCCGTAACGGCGGGCTCTACCGTATTGAGAAAGCGTAG
- a CDS encoding TorD/DmsD family molecular chaperone, whose product MNLTTNDQETLARQNTYGFLASLFLQEPEKENIEEIQQKLNDLINNMDQVLITSSEEVDDLIQEYYDLFFVPSSGQYVPPFESALRNYQPKKKKPYGKLFSNDAIHVQSCYDAVGFKPWKLKIFKPLEDVKFPDHIGFELAFMSVLCANEFASRNEEDKAFQWQMLEYEFLSEHLSEWIGNFSLAISNNSAGFYHKCASATHKVVLEDLKILEELANQKRGELS is encoded by the coding sequence ATGAATCTGACGACAAATGATCAAGAAACCCTTGCAAGACAAAATACGTATGGATTTCTTGCCAGCCTATTTTTACAGGAACCTGAAAAGGAAAATATCGAGGAAATTCAACAAAAACTAAACGATTTAATAAATAATATGGATCAAGTATTGATAACGTCCTCAGAAGAAGTGGATGATTTAATTCAGGAATATTATGACCTGTTCTTTGTCCCATCTTCAGGACAATATGTACCTCCTTTTGAATCAGCTTTGAGAAACTATCAGCCAAAGAAAAAGAAGCCGTATGGGAAGCTTTTTAGCAATGATGCTATCCATGTACAATCTTGCTATGATGCTGTTGGCTTTAAACCTTGGAAATTGAAAATCTTCAAACCATTAGAGGATGTAAAGTTCCCAGACCATATTGGTTTTGAACTGGCCTTCATGTCTGTATTATGCGCAAACGAGTTTGCTTCCAGAAATGAGGAAGATAAAGCTTTTCAATGGCAGATGCTTGAATACGAGTTTCTATCTGAGCATCTCAGCGAGTGGATTGGAAATTTCTCATTAGCTATTTCTAATAATTCAGCTGGCTTTTATCATAAGTGCGCAAGTGCAACACACAAAGTGGTTTTAGAAGATCTTAAGATTTTAGAGGAATTGGCAAATCAAAAGAGAGGAGAGTTATCATGA
- a CDS encoding 4Fe-4S dicluster domain-containing protein — translation MSTNPRYAMVIDLRKCVGCHACSITCKMENDVPEGHFRSWVVEADVGVYPNVTRAKLPRLCNQCDEAPCATVCPVVATKKNENGIVTVDKDKCIGCRYCIAACPYDARYLDPETGIADKCDFCFDRVESGLMPACVSTCIAHSRIFGDLNDPNSEVSKLLSENSIQTLNPEYGTKSKVYYIGLDKVFATPDFQILRDKEAN, via the coding sequence ATGAGTACAAACCCAAGATATGCAATGGTCATAGATTTAAGAAAATGTGTAGGATGTCATGCTTGTTCAATTACATGTAAAATGGAAAATGATGTGCCAGAAGGGCATTTTCGTTCTTGGGTAGTTGAGGCGGATGTTGGTGTATACCCGAATGTAACAAGAGCAAAATTGCCAAGACTATGTAATCAATGTGATGAAGCACCTTGTGCAACAGTATGCCCTGTTGTGGCAACGAAAAAGAATGAAAACGGAATTGTTACTGTTGATAAGGATAAGTGTATTGGCTGTCGCTATTGTATCGCTGCCTGTCCGTATGACGCACGCTATTTGGATCCAGAGACAGGTATAGCAGATAAATGTGATTTCTGTTTTGATAGAGTAGAAAGTGGATTAATGCCAGCCTGTGTTAGTACATGTATTGCTCATTCACGTATATTCGGGGATTTAAATGATCCAAATAGTGAAGTAAGCAAATTATTGAGTGAGAATTCGATTCAAACCTTAAATCCGGAATATGGAACGAAGTCAAAAGTATATTATATTGGCCTTGATAAAGTCTTTGCAACTCCAGATTTTCAAATCTTAAGAGACAAGGAGGCCAATTAA
- the nrfD gene encoding NrfD/PsrC family molybdoenzyme membrane anchor subunit: MNETIILDIQHQIPFGMVIVFYIFIAGMSAGLYFFSTLGPVFGIKKMEPLAKPASVMALAAVIPGVLALIVDLGQPLRFYTLLFRFNPSSAMSWGTYILTIFSILTLFYIFFLWKKDSKKAKYFGIAGLVFAIALGLYTGFLIALAPAHPLWNSAIIPVLFLVSGLISGLSIISVCAVFFPKLTGLSDKNSEEVMHHLKTWFILLELTLLGAHLLTLFVSDSGKAVFTHLATGDRMVSFLVIQIAIGMVLPLILLLISNSKIIMGISSFLSLIGVFFLRLNIIIGGQELPKTGSMMNIPENGTHAMILSSIFIVLAVLLILFLPKIVDIVLNRFITPKQYGNKSKPHAG; this comes from the coding sequence ATGAACGAAACTATCATACTAGACATTCAACACCAAATTCCATTTGGTATGGTTATTGTTTTCTATATTTTTATAGCAGGGATGAGTGCAGGGCTATATTTTTTTTCAACCCTCGGTCCCGTATTTGGAATAAAGAAAATGGAGCCCCTTGCAAAACCAGCTAGTGTTATGGCGTTAGCTGCAGTTATACCTGGTGTCCTTGCATTAATTGTTGATTTAGGTCAGCCTTTAAGATTCTATACTTTATTGTTCAGGTTTAATCCAAGCTCTGCGATGAGCTGGGGAACCTATATCTTAACAATATTTTCGATTTTGACTCTATTCTATATTTTCTTTTTATGGAAAAAAGACAGTAAGAAAGCTAAGTATTTTGGAATCGCAGGTCTTGTGTTTGCAATAGCATTAGGTTTGTATACAGGATTTTTGATTGCATTAGCGCCCGCACATCCGTTATGGAATTCAGCGATTATACCAGTTCTATTCTTGGTATCAGGATTGATCTCAGGATTAAGCATAATTAGTGTATGTGCGGTATTCTTCCCTAAGCTGACCGGGTTAAGTGACAAGAATTCGGAAGAGGTAATGCACCATCTTAAAACTTGGTTTATTCTACTTGAATTGACTTTATTAGGAGCACATTTGCTTACATTATTTGTTTCAGATTCAGGCAAAGCGGTATTCACTCATTTAGCCACAGGCGATAGAATGGTTTCATTCTTAGTCATTCAAATTGCAATTGGAATGGTGTTACCGTTAATCCTATTGTTAATAAGCAATTCGAAAATAATTATGGGTATTTCAAGCTTCTTAAGTTTAATTGGTGTTTTCTTCTTACGTCTCAATATCATTATTGGCGGACAGGAACTTCCTAAAACTGGATCTATGATGAATATACCCGAAAATGGTACACACGCGATGATTTTATCGTCTATTTTCATTGTATTAGCTGTTCTACTAATACTATTCTTACCTAAAATTGTTGATATAGTATTAAATAGATTCATTACACCAAAACAATATGGAAATAAATCTAAACCACATGCAGGCTAA
- a CDS encoding DUF3995 domain-containing protein, translating into MEINKRFLYLGVAWTLLFAFLSFYWAMGGMFGVRSLGGSIYEMALNPSQSFLAIVWMTGFIKLLGAVLLTMPLMKWRNSLIQKSLYFGIKICGILLFLYGLFNFITISLNAIGVLDFTLDRYSAFWRLVFWEPYWMLGGLCYFFSIKKFRNVELQDTISSKQ; encoded by the coding sequence ATGGAAATCAATAAGAGGTTTTTGTATTTAGGAGTTGCATGGACATTATTATTTGCTTTCTTGAGTTTCTATTGGGCAATGGGGGGAATGTTTGGCGTTAGATCCCTAGGAGGTTCAATTTATGAAATGGCATTAAATCCATCACAATCGTTTTTAGCAATTGTTTGGATGACTGGATTCATAAAATTGCTCGGAGCAGTATTGCTGACAATGCCGTTAATGAAATGGAGAAATTCTCTTATTCAAAAGTCACTCTATTTTGGAATAAAAATTTGTGGAATATTACTTTTTTTATATGGTTTGTTCAATTTCATAACAATCTCCTTGAATGCAATTGGTGTTTTAGACTTTACATTAGACAGATACTCTGCCTTCTGGAGATTAGTTTTTTGGGAGCCTTACTGGATGCTCGGAGGTTTATGCTACTTTTTTTCTATTAAAAAATTTCGGAATGTAGAGTTACAAGATACAATTTCATCTAAACAATAA
- a CDS encoding 4a-hydroxytetrahydrobiopterin dehydratase: MTLLSEEEVSLQLTTLPKWKRIDSKWIECRFRFKEFLDGIAFVNQIASLAEKENHHPFFNIQYKMVIVSLTSWSENGLTELDFKLAREIEDLFDAE; encoded by the coding sequence ATGACACTATTAAGTGAAGAAGAAGTATCCCTGCAACTAACCACACTACCTAAGTGGAAAAGAATCGACAGCAAATGGATTGAATGCCGCTTTCGTTTCAAAGAGTTCTTAGACGGGATCGCTTTCGTTAATCAAATCGCATCCCTTGCGGAAAAGGAAAACCATCACCCTTTTTTCAATATTCAATACAAAATGGTGATTGTCTCCCTCACCTCCTGGAGTGAAAATGGTTTGACGGAGTTGGATTTCAAGCTTGCTCGGGAGATTGAAGATTTATTTGATGCGGAGTAG
- a CDS encoding aromatic amino acid hydroxylase, producing the protein MKQSIPVHLRPFIARQHYNAYSPIDHAVWRYVMRQNHHFLEDIAHDAFTTGLKSSGINIESIPRVSEMNKHLGKIGWGAVIVDGLIPGTAFFDFQAHGILPIATDIRQKTNIEYTPAPDILHEAAGHAPIIFDEIYSKFVKLIGNIGANAFATKEEHEVFEATRHLSIVMESPTSTENEIKAAKNKLREKQQAVKGLSEAEQISRIFWWTVEFGLIGNLHQPKIFGAGLLSSVGESKHCLSDDVTKRPFTIEDAIATSYDVTSMQTQLFVCKSFEQLIEEVTKFGETMAFRQGGTEAIEKAIASCQIAHIEYNSGIQITGLFSDILKDTNGEAIYVKTSGPSALSIQNEQLNHHGTDVHHDGFSAPIGKLHGGIHLENQTEESLKKLGIEINKMMQITFESGIEVSGHVTDLVFHQGSLVLITLAECFVTHGDEVLFHPTWGTYDLAVGSQVISARPTAADYLSFHGEPIINECDEQEGKTHTPLEDLYAEVRQIRETNFTDGHHIQIIAGKVLDEFPEEWLLQLEVLELLEKHDRESSLKQRILDQLKKLSKEDRYVRLIKNGLDVIFDRRNVTV; encoded by the coding sequence ATGAAACAATCCATACCCGTACACTTACGACCATTTATAGCAAGGCAGCATTACAATGCATACAGTCCCATTGATCATGCGGTTTGGCGTTATGTAATGAGACAGAATCATCATTTTCTTGAAGACATTGCTCATGATGCCTTCACGACTGGTTTAAAATCATCAGGAATTAATATTGAAAGCATTCCGAGAGTGAGCGAAATGAACAAACATTTAGGAAAAATCGGCTGGGGTGCCGTCATTGTTGACGGATTGATTCCCGGGACAGCCTTTTTTGATTTTCAGGCACATGGCATCCTCCCGATCGCGACGGATATCCGTCAGAAGACCAATATCGAATACACTCCTGCCCCCGATATTCTTCATGAGGCGGCAGGTCATGCACCGATTATATTCGATGAAATATACTCTAAGTTTGTAAAATTAATCGGAAATATCGGTGCGAATGCTTTTGCTACAAAAGAAGAGCATGAGGTGTTTGAAGCGACAAGGCATTTATCGATTGTCATGGAGAGTCCGACATCAACAGAGAACGAAATCAAAGCAGCCAAAAATAAATTGAGGGAAAAGCAGCAGGCAGTAAAGGGTCTTTCTGAAGCCGAACAAATCTCCCGAATCTTTTGGTGGACAGTTGAATTTGGTCTGATTGGTAATCTTCATCAGCCAAAAATCTTTGGAGCCGGGCTACTATCTTCTGTAGGGGAAAGTAAACATTGCCTGTCCGACGATGTGACGAAACGACCGTTCACCATCGAGGACGCGATTGCCACTAGCTACGACGTTACATCCATGCAAACCCAATTATTCGTTTGCAAAAGTTTTGAACAATTGATTGAGGAAGTAACAAAATTCGGTGAAACGATGGCCTTTCGTCAAGGCGGCACAGAAGCCATCGAGAAAGCGATCGCTTCCTGCCAAATTGCTCACATTGAGTACAATTCAGGCATTCAGATTACTGGCCTATTCAGTGACATCCTTAAAGATACGAATGGAGAAGCCATTTATGTTAAAACATCTGGTCCTAGTGCCCTTTCCATTCAAAATGAACAGCTCAATCATCACGGAACCGATGTACACCATGATGGCTTTAGTGCACCGATCGGAAAGCTTCATGGGGGCATTCATTTAGAGAATCAAACGGAAGAGAGCCTGAAGAAGCTGGGCATTGAAATCAATAAGATGATGCAAATTACTTTCGAAAGTGGTATTGAAGTTTCTGGTCATGTGACCGACCTAGTTTTTCATCAGGGTTCACTTGTCTTAATCACTTTAGCGGAATGCTTTGTTACACACGGGGATGAAGTATTATTCCATCCAACCTGGGGTACGTATGATTTAGCGGTGGGTAGCCAAGTCATATCTGCGCGCCCAACCGCGGCCGATTACCTGTCATTCCATGGTGAACCAATAATAAACGAATGCGATGAACAAGAAGGAAAAACTCATACTCCTCTTGAAGATTTATATGCAGAAGTAAGGCAAATTCGGGAAACAAATTTCACGGATGGACATCACATCCAAATCATTGCAGGAAAAGTTCTCGATGAATTCCCAGAAGAATGGCTTCTTCAGCTTGAAGTCCTTGAACTATTAGAAAAGCATGACAGGGAATCATCACTTAAACAGCGAATACTAGATCAGCTTAAAAAATTGAGTAAGGAGGATCGCTACGTCCGACTAATTAAAAATGGATTAGATGTCATCTTCGATCGGAGGAATGTAACCGTATGA